In the genome of Nycticebus coucang isolate mNycCou1 chromosome 12, mNycCou1.pri, whole genome shotgun sequence, the window tgcctcagcctcccaaggagctgggactgactacaggcacccaccacaaagcctggctgtttttttgttgttgttgcaggttggccggggctgggtttgaactcgccaccctcggtatatggagctggcaccctactcactacaCAGGTGCCGGCCTACCCCCGTATTTTCTCCTAGAAGTTTATAGTTTTAGCAATTATATGtagatctttgatccatttgCAGCTAATGTTTGTACATAGAGTGAGGTAGaggtccattttatttttttgtatgtggatTTTTGCAGTATTCTCTGTACCATTTGttaaagatgatgatgatgatgattttatttatttgagatagagtctcactctgtcacccttcatagattgccttgacgtcatagctcacagtgacctgaAATTCTTGTGTTCAAGCcatcattttgcctcagcctcctgagtagctgggactacaggtgccctccacgatgccccactaatttttctttttttaatagagatggtgctagcttttggctcaggctggtcttgaactcaagaacTCCACCTGTgccagcctcccatagtgctaggattacaggcatgagccaccgtggctGGCCTTAATAAAGTTTTTaggcttgacgcctgtagctcagcagctaggacgctggccacataaagctgggctggtaggttcgaatctggcctggggcctgccaaacaatgacaactacaacaaaaaaatagctgggcattgtggcgggtgcctgtactcctggctacttgggagcctgagacaagagaatcccttaagcccaagagtttgaggttggtgtgagctgtgacgctccactctaccaagggtgacacagtgagactctgcctcaaaaaaaaaaaaaggaaaacttaatacattttttaaaaacaggaattttCCTGGTCTTACTGGAGGTCATTCCACGAATTACCCTGGGGTGGAAGTCTACCTCCACTCTAGATTTCTTTCTCCAATCTAGATTCCGTTTGTACAAAGTGGATTTTCTCAGGAAACAGAAAATCTTTAGTAACATtggccttccttcctcccttatCCTAGACCTAGAGAGTTCTTCCTGTGGCCtactgttcatttctcttgctgCCGTGTCAGCTAAATAGAGCTACTCTTTCTGGACTCTTTCACACACTCCCTCATCTGCTCCCGCCTTACTTTCTTCTTACTCCCACTCACAGATCTTCTTCCCTCATTTAGAACCCAGGATTGTGAACACTGCAATGCCTGTCAGATTATTTATTCCATTCCCTcactttacagatgtggaaactgaggcctagagagaaAGTCTGACTTGCCACGCAGCCAGGGAGTGACTGCAGCAGGACCTGGATCCAGCCCTTTTCCTGTGTGGTTCTCCAACCTCTGCGGCTTGGAATCTTGGTGAATATACCTGGGTATAGACCTTGGTGGCTCCAGGCCCAGTCCCCAGACCCTTTGTTAGGCCATTTTTCCCACCTTGGCCAATGACATCTGCACAGAGGAGGGACAGATCTTCTCCGAGGCCCCTACACCAGCCTGGTACCTGCATCTTCCCACTATCTGGAAGAAATTGCTCAATTCACAGGAGAAGTGAAACTGTGAGGGAGATGAAGAATTAGAGTAGAGTTTTGAGAGTGGCAATCTCAAGCTAAGTTTAGATGACTGAGAACTTGGGATCTATTCTGAGGACCCAAATGTCCTCTTTTATATCCTATTATAGGCCATGGTGGCTTTGTCAAGGGTCCTTGTTTTCCTGCTGGCCTTGAGCAGAGGTGAAAGTGAGTTGGATGCCAAGATCCCATCTCCAGGAGAGGCTACAGAAAGGGGGGATCCTGATCTGTCCCTTCCAGGGTCCTGCCAGCCAGCCCCTTCCTGCCAGGAGTGCATCCTCTCACACCCCAGCTGCGCATGGTGCAAGCAACTGGTAAAGATGAGCCTGGGGCCTTTGAaccatgtgtatgtgtatgcgcAGCCCCGATACGTGTGTGATTGTAGGCACATGTATGATTTCCTCAGTACACTACACGGTCTCATGTGTGACTGAGTTTGTGCACATGGGACTcctgtgtgtgattgtgtgtgtatgtgggtcaCATGCATGCAAGTTTCCTATGCATGTATGAGTATATCTGTACCTGTTTGTGTATACATGGGAGAGACTTGTGATCATGAATTGGGAAGAAGTGTGTGCTTGAGGAAATTTATGCTTGTGTATAGATAGAAGGAATGATAGGTAGAAATGTGAaatgccataacaaaataccatagactaggCAGCTTAAGCAgcaagaatttatttctcataattctggaggctgggggcattgcctgtggctcaaaggagtagggtaccagccccatatgccagaggtggtaggttcaaacccagccccgaccaaaaaaacgcaaaaaaaataaaaaataaaaaataaattctggaggCTTGGGAAGTCAAGATCTTGACTTGGTTCTCTGCTGTGAGggttctcttcctggcttgcagatgggtccccttcttgctatgtcctcaCATAGTAGCGAGAGAGAGAACAAACTTTCTGCTGTCTCTTCTTTTGTGGGCTTAATTCCACTAATTCCATCATGAAGCTTCTGCTCTTATGACCTCATCTtatcctaattacctcccaaaggccccttCACCAAATATCGCATTGgaggttagggcttcaatataAGAATTTGGTGGTGGTGAGTGGGGAACAGAATTCGGTCCACGGTACAAAGTGTGTAATTGGGTTTCTGAGTCTGTGTTTAAAGATGGAGGACATTATGTTCCTGGGTGCGTAGCAGCCTCTGACTGGGCAGGTAGAAGGGTAGGGGTTGCAAAACTGTGAGCTTAGAGGGGAGTGGGAAGGCTTGCACTATTTATCTGGCCAAGAAGGATGCTGGGGAACAAGCATCTTCCTGGCTgttgtttgtttatgttttaaagagacagggctCAGAGCAGGACAGGTGTCTGAGCGAGGGTCTGGAGTAGGCAGAGCTCTCCCTCTCTTACAAAGGAAGATGGAGAGTTAGATCAGCCCAGCCCTCCCCAGATAAAAGCCAAGGGCAAATTCATCATTCCTCAGAGCTGCAGGCGCTGAGAGGGCCAGCACATGGTGAATCTGGGTGGACAGGAAGGGTAGACTCTGAATCTGGGGCAGATGAGAGACAGAGGTGCAAGTCTGGAGCTGGGGAGCTGGGCCTCTTGGAACAGTTGGTTCTGTATCTGTCTCCACCAATACCCAGACCATCGGCTGGCACCCTGGCCAGCTGAGAAGCCGCTGCAACCACTTCCTTCCCCTGTGGTCAGGGGTACCAGACACATTAGGGGTAAAGTTTAAGGTGTTGCCTTCTTTTCTGTTCCTATTCTTCACCTTCCCAGAAATTGTGGCTCTCAGTCTGACCCCCTTCCAATTTGATCTGACCATGCAGGAGAGGGTAAACTGGGAGGCAAGGCTCCCCAGCTTTGTGTGGTAGTGAGGTCCTCGAGACAGGAAGTCTGTGGCTCTAGGGGAAGGAGAGGGTGGGTGGCTGGGGAAAAGAGGAGTTGAGGAAAGAGGGTGGGAGGGACTGCTATGAGAAGTGGGCTCTGACAAGGAAGAAAGGACATGAGTTCAAGGTTCAAGGGTAGTTGGACAGGAGGGGAGGGAATCCGAGTGTTACCTGGGCTTGACTTGGGGGTGGGGTTAGAGATGGCTGGGTTCGAGGGTGGTGTTCTGGAAGCAGGGCTGAGCGGCGGGTGCCGGGGTCCCGACGTGCCGCCCCCCTTGCGGAGCAGAACTTCACGGCGTCGGGGGAGGCGGAGGCACGGCGCTGCGCCCGGCGGGAGGAGTTGCTGGCTCGCGGCTGCCAGCGCGAGGAGGTGGAGGAGCCCCGCGGCCAGCAGGAGGTGCTGCAGGACGCGCCGCTCCGCGAGGGCGCCCGCGGCGAGGGGGCCACCCAGCTGGCTCCGCAGCGGGTCCGGGTCACGCTGCGGCCGGGTGAGTGAGCGGTGGCGGCGGGGCAGAGGTCGAGGCGGGGGTTCGAGGGCGCTTGGCTGACCCGCGCCTGCCTTGTTCCAGGAGAGCCTCAGCGGCTTCGGGTTCGCTTTCTCCGTGCCGAGGGATATCCGGTGGACCTGTACTACCTCATGGACCTGAGCTACTCCATGAAGGATGACCTGGAGCGCGTGCGCCAGCTCGGGCACGCCCTGCTGGTCCGGCTGCAGGAGGTCACCCATTCTGTGCGCATTGGTGAGCCGAGCGCTGCCCCCACCCTGCTCGTGTCCTTGACTCAGAGGTCCTGACCTGCTCTCTCCCAGGGGTTAACAGACCAGGCCAGGCCGCGGGTCCCTGTACCTCTCCCCACAGACACCCATCTTCTAGGGCAGAGCTGGAGGGGACTGTCCAGTAGGACCCCTCATTTTACAAGAGGTCTGACCGAGCATCTGAAGCGACTATTCAGACACCTTCCCAGGTTCACAGCTGCCCTGGACTTACTGACCTGGATGTCTCTGGTTCCACATTCTGTGCCATCTCTCCTGGGTTCAAGATCCTCCTCCTTTGCCTCAGGCTGCTGCCACAACTTACACCCTGGCCTTTCTCAGCCCTCAGGAAGACCCCCTCTGTTCCCCCTTGTGCCCTCCTCTGAATGACCTCCAGCTTCTACTTCCCTAAAACGGTAGCCTCAATCCTGCCTTATGGACACAGCCTCTCCCATCACCTTCTCCATGGTTGTCCATCCTACCCATCCTCCACTTCCATGAAGTCCTCTCCCGACCCCACAGCATCCTGCCGCTGCCCAGTGACTGGCACAGCTTTCATTCCTCCCCTCTTCCAGGTTTTGGTTCTTTCGTGGACAAAACTGTGCTGCCCTTTGTGAGTACAGTGCCTTCCAAGCTGCGCCACCCCTGCCCCACCCGGGTAGAGCGCTGCCAGTCGCCCTTCAGCTTTCACCACGTACTGTCCCTGACAGGAGATGCTCAGGCCTTTGAGCGGGAGGTGGGGCGTCAGAGTGTGTCTGGCAACTTAGACTCACCTGAAGGTGGCTTCGATGCCATTCTACAGGCTGCACTCTGCCAGGTGAGGAGCTGGGCCTGGGATCTGAGCCTGAAGGACTGACTGGGAACAGGGCTGCCCACTGTGGCTGTGTAGTGCACAATTGATACCGTGGTCACAGtagtttgcattttttatttttttgagacagagtctcacttgttacccaggctagagtgccgtggagtcatcatagctcacagtaacttcaaattcctgggctcaagtgatcctcctgtctcaggatcccaagtaactgggaatacaggcacctgccacaacgcctgctaattttcctatttttagtagagatgggggtgggggtgggtttcttcttgctcaggctagtctcaaactctcctgagctcaagtgctaggattacaggcgtgagccaccacgcctgaccagTAGTTTGcatattcattttaataattaccTGGTGATTGGAGTAAAATACCTTGAGGAAGATGCATGTTTTTCTGATTCATGAGAAGGCTTCCCCTACCTAGCAGCAGCTTTGTTTTGGGATCCGGGGAGAGTAGGGAGAAGCAAGGAGCTGGAGGCAGGAGATGAACAAATGATTCAGAGTGAAGCCAGCCAAATCTTTGGCTCATAGAGTTGGGTGGCTGAAAGGCCATGCCTTGGTATATACCCTACTGCCCTACTGCACCCCAGGAGCAGATTGGCTGGAGAAATGTGTCCCGGCTGCTGGTGTTCACTTCAGATGACACATTCCACACAGCTGGTGATGGGAAGCTAGGTGGTATTTTCATGCCCAGTGATGGACATTGCCACTTGGACAGCAATGGCCTCTACAGTCGCAGCCCAGAGTTTGTGAGTCCCCACCCTCACCTTAAATCCCCCCCATCTGGGCCATACCTCCATTCCTTCAAGGaccctcacccctccctcaccACCACCCTTAGACAGCTTTCTGTCTTCCCCAGCAGTTCCTCCTCTCCACGTCCTCCCAGCTGCTCAGATAGGAAACCTGTGTCACCCCATTCCCCACTTCCTTCCTATTCCTCACCAATCCAGCTGGTAGAGCCTGGTTTCTGGATTCTTTGGGCTGAGGGACCTTGCATGTTTTGAAGGAGACCCATGTGCTCACCTTGTGTGCTCACCCTACCCCAGGATTACCCTTCTGTGGGTCAGGTAGCCCAGGCCCTCTCTGCAGCAAACATCCAACCCATCTTTGCTGTCACCAGTGCCACCCTGCCTGTCTACCAGGTGAGAGCTAGCTAAATGTCAGACACCCTAGCCCCACCCCAGCCTTTCTTAATTCTCCCAAAGATCCATTCCCCACCCCCCATACAGACCCCTTACAGACCCCTAGGAGCCCATTTTCCTAGGGCTGTGATACACCATTTTCCTCAACTCCCCATAACTCAGGAGCTGAGTAAGCTGATTCCTAAGTCTGCAGTGGGGGTGCTAAGTGAGGACTCCAGCAATGTGGTCCAGCTCATCATGGATGCTTATAATGTGAGGGGCCGAGGTTGGGGGGCAATGGTGAGGGTGGGCACTGGGGACAGGTGCAAAGAGGCCCTCAGATGGGGTGGCAGAGCTAAGAAGAAATGATCATTTTTGGTCTCACATTCCATAGCTCCTACCTATAGTTTGCATGTGGCTGTCATTAATAGTTCACTGAGTCTCACATTtacaaatctttcttttttcttgagacagaatctcactctgtcaccctgggtagagtgccatggcatcatcatagctcacagcaaccacaaactcctgggctcatgcaattttcttgcctcatcttcccccTTATCTGGGACTATGGTACctgtcacaaggcctggctagtttttctatttttagtagagaccgggtcttgctcttgttcaagctgatctcaaattcctgagctcaagcaatccacctgcctcaacctcccagagtactagaactataggcatgagccacagctctGGCACATTCACAAATCTTAAGTGTCTGCCATGTGCAAGCATGGAGTCCTGCTCTGGGCAAGAAAGAAAAGCCATATGCACCGAGCTTTTATTTCATGCTGAGCACTGCCCTAGGTGCACATACTGTTTGCTATCTCATTTTACCCCAACAAGACCCCTGCTCCATAACTGTTGTCTTCCctatttatagatgaggaaattgacaCAAGAGgctaacttgcccagggtcacaggcACAAATGGAAGGGCTGTGTATAAAGAATGTGAGATCTGGAACCTGCTTTCACTAAGTTTATAAACAATTCAGGGATATTCTTCACAAAAACCACAGAATTTTAAGGGTAGAAGGAaccacacattctttttttttttttttttcacaaaaaacTCCCAGTATTTCCTGGGGttaggtttttttctctttcttttttttttttttcttgagacagagcctcaagctgttgccctgggtagagtactgtggcataacagctcacagcaacctccaactcctgggctcaagcgattctcctgcctccgccttccaagtagctgggattataggcccctgccacaatgcccagctgtttttttgttttttttttttaagttgcagccatcattgttgtttggtgggcctgagctggattcgaaccagccagctcaggtgtctgtggctggcgccttagccacttgagccacaggcgctaagccctGGGGTTAGGTCTTATCTCTGCAACTACACTGTCTGTAGCCTTCTTGATGACAGGGACCATGTCCTAAATCCATGGCAAAAAGATCTAGGACTGTATCAAATTTCCTAGGACACTCAGTGTGATGAGTCTGTCCTTATGAGCTTGCATACATCTAGATTGTTATTTCCTGAGTTAGTGTTTGACAAACATGATCACTGCACACTTACAGCACCTGGCCAGCCCTTGACCCCCAGTGGCCCTCATTGGCAGTTGTTTTGAAATGCTGTATTAGAGGCCTTTAGAttctacccccccccccccccccacacacacaacattCTCACAGGTCCTTGCTCCAGAAATGTCTCTCGCCTGGGCAGAACGGATAGAGTGCCGGCTAGCAGAGGGCAGGGTGCTGGCAGAATGGGAATGGCTGGAGAAGGCATAGGTGGGGGTTGGGTCTTGCCTTCACATGGTTACCCACTCACTCTCTTCCCACAGAGCCTGTCATCCACTGTGACCCTCGAACACTCTTCACTCCCTCCTGGGGTCCACATCTCTTACGAATCCCAGTGTGGGGGTCCTGAGAAGAGGGGGCATGAGGCTGAGGATCGGGGACAATGCAGCCAAGTCCAAGTCAACCAGACGGTGAGAGCTGGCCAGGataggcagaaggaaggaagccGTGGGTGGGTGTGGAAAACTGAACCAGGCAGGAAAAGATGGGGGCAGGTACAGGGGACAGTGCCAGAACATGGGGTAGTCCTTCCATCCTTTCTGAGAGGGTTTAATAACAGCTTCCTCAGGCATGTTTCTAGATGTGTGTTATGGTCTTATCCTTTAAttgattaaattatattttaatttcaaaatattaaaagggtacaaatgttttttggttacatgattgcttttgtaatgcgtGAGTCATGGCTGTATGTGTGCCTATTTTCCTCCCttgtccccctccctcctgcatgatttccactgagttttattttattgctttatttatttagagtgccgtggcctcatagctcacagcaacctctaactcttgggctcaagtgattctcttacctcagcctcccaagtagctgggactacaggcacccgccacaacgcccggctattttttttgttacagttgcagtttggccggggccaggtttgaacccgcaaccctcggtata includes:
- the ITGB7 gene encoding integrin beta-7 isoform X1, with amino-acid sequence MVALSRVLVFLLALSRGESELDAKIPSPGEATERGDPDLSLPGSCQPAPSCQECILSHPSCAWCKQLNFTASGEAEARRCARREELLARGCQREEVEEPRGQQEVLQDAPLREGARGEGATQLAPQRVRVTLRPGEPQRLRVRFLRAEGYPVDLYYLMDLSYSMKDDLERVRQLGHALLVRLQEVTHSVRIGFGSFVDKTVLPFVSTVPSKLRHPCPTRVERCQSPFSFHHVLSLTGDAQAFEREVGRQSVSGNLDSPEGGFDAILQAALCQEQIGWRNVSRLLVFTSDDTFHTAGDGKLGGIFMPSDGHCHLDSNGLYSRSPEFDYPSVGQVAQALSAANIQPIFAVTSATLPVYQELSKLIPKSAVGVLSEDSSNVVQLIMDAYNSLSSTVTLEHSSLPPGVHISYESQCGGPEKRGHEAEDRGQCSQVQVNQTVNFWVTLRATHCLPEPHFLRLRALGFSEELTVELHTLCGCNCSDTQLQAPHCSDGQGNLQCGVCSCAPGRLGRLCECSEAELSSPDLESGCRGPNGTGPLCSGKGQCQCGRCSCSGQSSGRLCECDDASCERHEGILCGGFGRCQCGICYCHANHTGRACECSVDTDSCVSPEGELCSGRGQCKCNRCQCFEGYYGALCDQCPGCKTPCEKHRDCAECGAFGTGPLATNCSTACAQANVTLVLAPILDDGWCKERTLDNQLFFFLVEEAGDRVMLRVRPQEKGADHTQNIMWGCVGGIVVVGLGLVLAYRLSVEIYDRREYRRFEKEQQQLNWKQDSNPLYKSAITTTINPCFQEANGPAF